DNA from Synechococcus sp. CBW1108:
GACCGATCGGGCCGGCCTGCTCGAGGTGCTGGCCAACCTGGATCCCCATCCCGAGAGCGTGCCGATCAATGCCCTCGTAGCAGTGGAGGGCACCCCCCTGGAGGAGCTGCCGCCGGTGGATCCCCTGGAGCTGGTGCGGATGGTGGCCACGGCCCGGATCCTGATGCCCTCCGCCCGGGTGCGGCTCAGCGCCGGCCGGGAACAGCTGGGTCGGGAGGCCCAGATCCTCTGCCTGCTGGCGGGGGCAGATTCGATCTTCTATGGCGACACCCTGCTGACCACCTCCAATCCGGCGGTGGAGGCAGACCGGCAACTGCTGGCCGCCGCCGGGGTGCGGGTGGGGGGATGAGCCTGCTGGTGGCGGCTTTCTATCGCTTCGCCGCGCTTGAAAACCTGCCGGCCTTGCGGGGCGAACTGCTGCAGCTGGCGGAAGCTCAGGGGCTAAGCGGCACGATCCTGCTGGCGGCTGAGGGGGTCAATGGCACGATCGCCGGAGCAGATGCTGGCGTGCAGGTGCTGCTGGATCGGCTGCGGCAGGTTGCAGGCCTGGAGCGGTTGGAAGCCAAGTTGAGCCGCTCCGGCATTAAGGCCTTCCACCGGCTCAAAGTGCGGCTCAAGCGTGAGATCGTGACCATGGGTGAGCCCCAGGTGAGTCCCTATCTGGCCTCGAAGGTGGGCACCCACGTGCCCCCTGGGCAGTGGGATGCCCTGATCGCCCGCCCCGACACCCTGGTGATTGATACCCGCAACGCCTACGAGGTGGCGATCGGCAGCTTTGAAGGTGCGATTGATCCAGGCACCGCAACTTTTCGCGAGTTTCCCCAGTGGGTGGAGCAGGAGCTCAGGCCGCTGGTGGCCGAGCGCCAGCCCAAGGCAATTGCCATGTTCTGCACCGGGGGCATCCGCTGCGAGAAGGCCACCGCCTATCTGCAGCAGCAGGGCTTCGAGGGGGTGCACCACCTGGAGGGCGGCATCCTCCGCTATCTCGAGGAGGTTCCGGCCCAGGGCAGCAGCTGGTGGGGTGAGTGTTTCGTATTTGACCAGCGGGTGGCGGTGAACCACCAGCTCGAGCCCGGGGAGCACAGCCTTTGCTTCGCCTGCGGCCTGCCGCTGGCGCCGGCTGATCGCCAGCTACCCAGCTTTCGCGTCGGGGTGAGCTGCCGCCACTGCCTCGAGCGTTTCAGCGATTCCGATCGGGCCCGCTTCGCCGAACGCCAGCGCCAGATCGAGCATGCCCGGGCCAGTGGCTGACCTCCGGCCGATCCTCTACAGCTTCCGGCGCTGCCCCTACGCGATCCGGGCGCGACTGGCGCTGGCGGCGGCTGGCTTGCGGCCGGGGGTGAATCTGGAGCTGCGGGAGGTGCACCTGCAGGCCAAGCCCCCCGAGCTGCTGGAGGCCTCGGCCAAGGGCACGGTGCCGGTGCTGGTTCTGCCCGATGGGCGGGTGCTCGACGAGAGCCTGGGGATCATGCACTGGGCTTTGGGGCGCAGCGCCCCCCACGGCTGGCTGGGGGGCTGGGGGCCGGCCCAGGTGGCGGCGATGGAGGCGCTGATCACCGCAAACGACGGCCCCTTCAAGCACCACCTCGATCGCTTCAAATACCCCGATCGCTACCGGGGCGAGGCCGCTGGGGCCCATCGCCAGGCCGGCCTAACCATCTTGCGCAGCTGGAGCCGACGGTTGGAGCTGGGGGGCTGGCTGCTGGGCCCTCGGCCGTCGCTCGCCGACTGGGCCCTGCTGCCCTTCGTGCGCCAGTTCCGCCTGGTGGATCCGGCGGGCTTCGATGCAGAGCCCCAAATCGAGGCGCTCCAGGCCTGGCTGGGTAGGTTTGTGGCCGGGCCAGAGCTGGCGGCTGCACTCGAGGAGCCCTGGGCGGCACGGGCTGCCTGGCGCTCTCCCGGCTGGCTCTATCACCTGGCGCTGGGGCCGGAGTGGCAGGCGGCCCGGGCCGATGGCATGTATCGCCACTCCACCCGGGGTCGCTCCCTGGAGGTGGTGGGCTTCATCCATCTGAGCAACGCCCACCAGGTGGAGGCTACCGCGGCCCTCTTTTATGGCGACCTGCCCGCCGGGGAGGTGCTGCTGCTGACAATTGATCCCCAGCGCCTGGCGGCTGCCGGTTTGGAGGTGCGTCTTGAGCAGGCCGGCAGCGGGGAGCCCTTCCCCCACCTGTATGGGCCCTTGCCCCTGGGGGCCGTGCTGCGCGCCGAGCCCTGGCTGCGGTGACGACGTTTAGTATGCCTTGATACGATTTGACGCGCTTAAGGTTGGAATTAATC
Protein-coding regions in this window:
- a CDS encoding DUF952 domain-containing protein, producing MADLRPILYSFRRCPYAIRARLALAAAGLRPGVNLELREVHLQAKPPELLEASAKGTVPVLVLPDGRVLDESLGIMHWALGRSAPHGWLGGWGPAQVAAMEALITANDGPFKHHLDRFKYPDRYRGEAAGAHRQAGLTILRSWSRRLELGGWLLGPRPSLADWALLPFVRQFRLVDPAGFDAEPQIEALQAWLGRFVAGPELAAALEEPWAARAAWRSPGWLYHLALGPEWQAARADGMYRHSTRGRSLEVVGFIHLSNAHQVEATAALFYGDLPAGEVLLLTIDPQRLAAAGLEVRLEQAGSGEPFPHLYGPLPLGAVLRAEPWLR
- a CDS encoding rhodanese-related sulfurtransferase; translated protein: MSLLVAAFYRFAALENLPALRGELLQLAEAQGLSGTILLAAEGVNGTIAGADAGVQVLLDRLRQVAGLERLEAKLSRSGIKAFHRLKVRLKREIVTMGEPQVSPYLASKVGTHVPPGQWDALIARPDTLVIDTRNAYEVAIGSFEGAIDPGTATFREFPQWVEQELRPLVAERQPKAIAMFCTGGIRCEKATAYLQQQGFEGVHHLEGGILRYLEEVPAQGSSWWGECFVFDQRVAVNHQLEPGEHSLCFACGLPLAPADRQLPSFRVGVSCRHCLERFSDSDRARFAERQRQIEHARASG